A DNA window from Enterobacter cloacae subsp. cloacae ATCC 13047 contains the following coding sequences:
- the cydA gene encoding cytochrome ubiquinol oxidase subunit I, translating into MLDVVELSRLQFALTAMYHFLFVPLTLGMAFLLAIMETVYVLSGKQIYKDMTKFWGKLFGINFALGVATGLTMEFQFGTNWSYYSHYVGDIFGAPLAIEGLMAFFLESTFVGLFFFGWDRLGKVQHMAVTWLVALGSNLSALWILVANGWMQNPIASDFNFETMRMEMVSFAELVLNPVAQVKFVHTVASGYVCGAMFILGISSYYMLRGRDFAFAKRSFAIAASFGMAAILSVIVLGDESGYEMGDVQKTKLAAIEAEWETQPAPAAFTLFGIPDQDAQENRFAIQIPYALGIIATRSVDKQVTGLKELMEQHEGRIRNGMKAYALLEQLRAGSTDQAVRDQFNDVKKDLGYGLLLKRYTPNVSDATEAQIQMATKDSIPRVAPLYFAFRIMVGCGIIMLLIIAASFWSVIRNRIGEKKWLLRTALYAIPLPWIAIESGWFVAEYGRQPWAIGEVLPTAVANSSLTAGDLIFSMLLICGLYTLFLVAELFLMFKFARLGPSSLKTGRYHYEQSGVTTQPAR; encoded by the coding sequence GGCAAACAGATTTATAAAGATATGACCAAGTTCTGGGGCAAGTTGTTTGGTATCAACTTCGCACTGGGCGTGGCTACCGGTTTGACCATGGAGTTCCAGTTCGGGACTAACTGGTCATATTATTCCCACTATGTAGGGGATATCTTCGGTGCGCCGCTGGCCATTGAAGGTCTGATGGCCTTCTTCCTCGAATCCACCTTTGTAGGTCTGTTCTTCTTCGGCTGGGACCGTCTGGGCAAAGTCCAGCATATGGCGGTGACCTGGCTGGTGGCATTAGGGTCTAACCTGTCCGCGCTGTGGATCCTGGTGGCAAACGGCTGGATGCAGAACCCGATTGCGTCTGATTTCAACTTCGAAACCATGCGTATGGAGATGGTCAGCTTTGCCGAGCTGGTCCTGAACCCGGTTGCTCAGGTTAAATTCGTCCACACCGTGGCCTCTGGCTATGTGTGCGGCGCGATGTTCATTCTGGGCATCAGCTCCTACTATATGCTGCGTGGTCGTGACTTCGCCTTCGCTAAACGTTCCTTTGCTATCGCTGCAAGCTTCGGTATGGCTGCCATCCTCTCCGTTATCGTGCTGGGTGATGAATCCGGTTATGAAATGGGTGACGTACAGAAAACCAAGCTCGCCGCAATCGAAGCTGAATGGGAAACCCAACCGGCCCCGGCTGCCTTTACCCTGTTCGGTATTCCGGACCAGGACGCCCAGGAAAACCGCTTCGCCATTCAAATTCCTTATGCGCTGGGTATCATCGCCACCCGTTCTGTTGACAAACAGGTGACGGGTCTGAAAGAGCTGATGGAGCAGCACGAAGGCCGTATCCGTAACGGTATGAAAGCCTACGCTCTGCTGGAACAGCTGCGTGCCGGTTCTACCGACCAGGCCGTTCGTGACCAGTTCAACGACGTGAAGAAAGATCTGGGCTACGGTCTGCTGCTGAAACGCTATACCCCGAACGTCTCCGACGCGACGGAAGCGCAGATCCAGATGGCAACCAAAGACTCTATTCCACGCGTAGCGCCACTCTACTTTGCATTCCGTATCATGGTAGGCTGCGGCATCATCATGCTGCTGATCATTGCGGCGTCCTTCTGGTCTGTGATTCGTAACCGCATCGGCGAGAAAAAATGGCTGCTGCGTACGGCGCTGTATGCTATCCCGCTGCCGTGGATCGCAATTGAGTCCGGCTGGTTTGTTGCGGAGTATGGACGTCAGCCATGGGCGATTGGTGAGGTGCTGCCAACGGCGGTGGCCAACTCCTCGCTGACAGCAGGCGATCTGATCTTCTCAATGCTGCTGATCTGTGGTCTCTACACCCTGTTCCTGGTGGCTGAACTGTTCCTGATGTTCAAGTTCGCGCGCCTTGGCCCAAGCAGCCTGAAAACCGGTCGCTATCACTACGAGCAGTCCGGTGTGACTACTCAGCCGGCACGCTAA